A genomic window from Algoriphagus sp. Y33 includes:
- a CDS encoding YafY family protein produces MSQAGKIEQQKILRVFKLINLLQSNIGKPVHRLAELLETDERTIYRYFKLLEALGFEVVKEFSKYKIQQRPGTDQTLNYGAFSQEESQWLRSVIESQGKNNLLHDSIIKKLDVRSEVKQGTEQLFKANLGRLVDEIGRGIQQKVQVWLKDYYSLSSDTTSDRLVEPVAFSSNYETIHAFEPASKSMKVFKIERIGEVVLSQGTWKYEGKHQLPGTQLFGFTGKNKFKVKLKLSKKAYQLMMEEHPNARPFMAIKNRNQYYFNGEVPQLPGLARFILGLPGEIKVEEGEEMKAYLREQLADVSFV; encoded by the coding sequence ATGAGCCAGGCAGGAAAGATCGAACAGCAAAAAATACTTCGTGTTTTCAAATTGATAAACCTTTTGCAAAGCAATATTGGTAAGCCTGTGCACAGACTTGCCGAACTTTTGGAGACGGACGAGCGGACGATCTATCGCTACTTCAAGCTGCTGGAAGCATTGGGTTTCGAGGTGGTGAAGGAATTCAGTAAATACAAAATTCAACAGCGCCCAGGGACTGATCAAACCTTGAATTACGGGGCTTTTTCGCAGGAGGAAAGTCAATGGCTGAGAAGTGTGATAGAAAGTCAGGGCAAGAATAACTTACTTCACGATTCGATTATCAAAAAGCTTGATGTAAGATCAGAAGTAAAACAGGGAACAGAGCAGCTTTTTAAAGCGAACTTAGGAAGACTGGTAGATGAAATCGGCCGGGGGATTCAGCAGAAAGTGCAAGTCTGGCTAAAGGATTATTATTCCCTCAGTTCGGATACCACCAGTGATCGCTTAGTCGAGCCCGTGGCTTTTTCCTCAAATTACGAAACTATCCATGCGTTCGAACCTGCAAGTAAAAGCATGAAGGTTTTCAAAATCGAGCGGATCGGGGAAGTGGTCTTAAGTCAGGGAACTTGGAAATATGAAGGGAAACATCAGCTTCCCGGAACGCAGCTATTTGGGTTTACCGGTAAAAATAAGTTCAAGGTAAAATTAAAACTAAGCAAGAAGGCCTATCAACTGATGATGGAAGAGCATCCGAATGCCCGCCCATTTATGGCTATCAAGAACAGAAATCAATATTATTTCAATGGAGAGGTACCCCAGTTGCCGGGTTTGGCCAGATTTATTCTGGGATTGCCTGGAGAAATCAAAGTGGAAGAAGGAGAGGAGATGAAGGCTTATTTAAGGGAGCAGCTGGCTGATGTGAGTTTTGTGTAA
- the smc gene encoding chromosome segregation protein SMC — protein MLLSKLEIKGFKSFGDKMVINFDKGITGVVGPNGCGKSNVVDAIRWVLGEQKTRMLRSDKMENVIFNGTKNRKASNLAEVSLTFENTKNLLPTEYTYVTVTRRYYRSGESEYQINGVTCRLKDITNLFMDTGINSNSYAIIELKMIDELLNDKNNSRRDLFEEAAGISKFKNRKKETLRKLQDTDDDLARVEDVLYEIEKNLKSLEKQAKQASKYFEIKKDYRVASINLAKKSIEKYSKSLIEANHKIQEEGDKKLQLQTQVADQEALLSQLKADLIQKEKLLSSRQKALNEHVNKIRTFESEKKIKNERLRFLEDRSQKLREQIDADRKSNDRAGFSLRSLEQEKESAEKMLAEKEMIVSELREAYENQKSIQAEKQLAQKTINHNFEVLKEKVYQLSKDIEIKQIQLSTLKQELERTSSDDSSQEANLVDFEEKLIALKAELDESNSGYQELKTKQEDLDQKIEETNRVIEMIREELTQSSRKLDSKTNEYNLTKSLVENLEGFPEAIKFLKKNPSWGKDVPLLSDLLTTSEKYRVTIENYLDSYMNYYVVETELQAITAIQLLSDSARGKANFFVLEHFERFKPSQNKLFANAIAATEIIEFDVKYSRLINFILDNVYIVQGEHRDFPQDTEAVFISENGKYTKRKFSISGGSVGLFEGKRIGRAKNLEKLDKEIKELNKKVSSTRNNLDNKLSELMKLKEISYKKTLEEWQNKINAINQDFVSVRTKKEQLAELLSSNANKREDILDRIASIEESLTEIQPQLFDERAEFEAMHDELEELNESYEKESGLLTEKSQAFNAENILYHQHLNRVTSLDQEIEFKQSAYEGSKERIEKSQTELSQLDTEVKSLLDNNEVKDDELIELYSEKEGIEKGVQEAEKDYYASRGLIDETDQKIRSFQKSKESYDQLIHELENAVNEIKLKMTGMKERLSVEFELDLDELMEENPEIDEEFREFAEDKLRDLVSKQKEKLDKIGPINPMAMEAYDEIKVRYDFITTQKEDLIKAKESLMTTIKEIDQVAKETFLEAFAKIKENFIKVFRSLFTEQDDCDLTLVDPSNPLESAIEIMAKPKGKRPLTINQLSGGEKTLTATSLLFSIYLLKPAPFCIFDEVDAPLDDANIDKFNQIIQQFSGESQFIIVTHNKRTMASTDIIYGITMIEAGVSRVVPVDLRELV, from the coding sequence ATGCTGCTCAGTAAGCTGGAGATCAAAGGGTTCAAGAGTTTTGGGGATAAAATGGTGATCAACTTCGACAAGGGAATCACCGGTGTGGTAGGGCCAAACGGCTGTGGCAAATCCAATGTCGTGGATGCCATCCGCTGGGTGCTCGGAGAACAAAAAACCCGTATGCTCCGCTCCGACAAGATGGAGAACGTGATTTTTAACGGTACCAAAAACCGTAAAGCATCCAACCTTGCCGAAGTGTCCCTGACATTTGAAAACACCAAAAATCTACTTCCTACCGAATACACCTACGTCACCGTCACACGTCGGTACTACCGATCCGGAGAAAGTGAATATCAAATCAATGGAGTCACCTGTCGCCTGAAGGATATCACGAATCTCTTCATGGATACCGGGATCAATTCAAACAGCTATGCCATCATCGAGCTGAAAATGATCGATGAACTCCTCAATGACAAGAATAACTCACGTAGGGATTTGTTCGAGGAAGCTGCGGGAATTTCAAAATTCAAAAACAGAAAGAAGGAGACGCTCCGAAAACTTCAGGATACAGACGATGACTTGGCACGTGTGGAAGATGTGCTTTATGAAATAGAAAAAAACCTGAAAAGCCTGGAAAAACAGGCTAAGCAGGCTTCTAAGTATTTTGAGATTAAAAAGGATTATAGAGTAGCAAGTATCAATCTAGCAAAGAAAAGCATAGAGAAATACAGTAAATCGCTTATTGAGGCAAATCATAAAATCCAGGAAGAAGGAGACAAAAAACTACAACTTCAAACGCAGGTTGCAGACCAAGAAGCGCTACTCAGCCAATTAAAGGCTGATTTGATCCAAAAAGAAAAATTGCTTTCAAGCCGCCAAAAAGCACTGAATGAACATGTAAATAAGATCAGGACTTTTGAGTCGGAAAAGAAAATCAAAAATGAACGCCTGAGATTTTTGGAAGACCGATCCCAAAAATTGAGGGAACAGATTGATGCTGACCGAAAGTCAAATGATCGCGCAGGCTTTAGTCTCCGATCTCTAGAGCAGGAAAAGGAATCAGCCGAAAAGATGCTTGCCGAGAAGGAAATGATCGTTTCGGAACTACGGGAAGCTTACGAAAACCAAAAGTCAATTCAAGCTGAGAAGCAACTGGCCCAAAAGACAATCAATCATAACTTCGAAGTCCTTAAGGAAAAAGTCTATCAGCTAAGTAAGGATATTGAGATCAAACAAATTCAGCTTTCTACACTTAAGCAGGAATTGGAAAGAACTTCCAGCGATGATTCCAGCCAAGAAGCCAATCTAGTTGATTTCGAAGAGAAACTGATTGCACTGAAGGCCGAACTCGATGAGTCAAACAGTGGCTATCAGGAGTTAAAAACTAAGCAGGAAGATCTGGATCAGAAGATCGAAGAAACCAATCGGGTGATCGAAATGATCCGTGAGGAATTGACACAATCTTCCCGTAAACTCGACTCCAAAACCAACGAGTACAACCTCACCAAATCTCTGGTCGAGAATCTGGAAGGTTTTCCTGAGGCAATTAAATTCCTGAAGAAGAATCCAAGCTGGGGAAAGGATGTACCGCTCCTCTCCGATCTGCTGACTACCTCAGAAAAGTATAGAGTCACCATTGAAAATTACCTGGACAGCTACATGAATTATTATGTAGTGGAGACGGAATTGCAGGCAATTACTGCCATCCAACTACTGAGTGACTCTGCGAGAGGAAAGGCCAATTTCTTTGTGCTTGAGCATTTTGAGCGGTTCAAACCGAGTCAAAACAAGCTTTTTGCCAATGCAATCGCAGCTACAGAGATTATAGAATTTGATGTAAAGTATTCCCGCTTGATCAATTTCATTTTGGATAATGTGTACATAGTCCAAGGTGAGCACAGAGATTTCCCTCAGGATACTGAGGCCGTCTTCATCTCCGAGAACGGCAAATATACCAAGCGGAAATTCAGCATTTCAGGAGGTTCTGTGGGCCTTTTCGAAGGGAAAAGAATCGGTAGAGCCAAGAACTTGGAGAAGCTTGACAAAGAAATCAAAGAACTAAACAAGAAAGTCAGCAGCACCAGAAATAACCTGGACAACAAGTTGTCTGAACTTATGAAGCTGAAGGAGATCAGTTATAAAAAGACTTTGGAAGAATGGCAAAATAAGATCAATGCCATCAATCAGGATTTCGTATCTGTTCGAACCAAAAAGGAACAGCTGGCAGAATTACTCAGCTCCAATGCAAATAAGCGGGAGGATATTCTGGACAGAATCGCTTCCATAGAAGAAAGTTTGACCGAGATTCAGCCACAGCTCTTTGATGAGCGGGCGGAATTTGAAGCCATGCACGACGAGCTCGAAGAGCTAAACGAGTCCTACGAAAAGGAATCCGGACTACTTACCGAAAAATCCCAAGCTTTCAATGCCGAAAATATTCTGTACCATCAGCATCTGAACCGTGTGACGAGTTTGGATCAGGAAATAGAGTTTAAGCAATCGGCTTATGAGGGCTCCAAAGAACGGATAGAGAAATCTCAAACTGAGCTTTCCCAACTGGACACGGAAGTCAAATCCCTACTTGACAATAATGAAGTGAAGGATGACGAATTGATCGAATTGTATTCAGAAAAAGAGGGAATCGAAAAAGGCGTACAGGAGGCAGAGAAGGATTATTATGCTTCACGGGGATTGATAGACGAGACTGATCAGAAGATCCGGAGTTTCCAAAAATCAAAAGAAAGCTATGATCAGCTGATTCATGAACTGGAGAATGCAGTAAATGAAATCAAACTGAAAATGACCGGAATGAAGGAAAGGCTCAGTGTGGAATTTGAGCTGGATCTGGATGAATTGATGGAGGAAAATCCTGAAATAGATGAGGAATTCAGGGAGTTTGCCGAAGACAAGCTCCGTGATCTTGTCAGCAAACAAAAGGAAAAACTCGATAAAATCGGCCCAATCAACCCCATGGCGATGGAAGCGTATGATGAGATCAAGGTTCGGTATGACTTCATTACCACTCAAAAAGAAGATTTAATCAAAGCGAAAGAGTCTTTGATGACGACGATCAAGGAGATCGATCAGGTTGCCAAGGAGACCTTTTTGGAAGCTTTCGCAAAGATCAAGGAGAATTTCATCAAAGTTTTCCGCTCCCTCTTTACCGAGCAGGACGATTGTGATTTGACCTTGGTAGATCCAAGTAATCCTCTGGAATCTGCGATAGAGATTATGGCAAAGCCAAAAGGTAAGCGACCGCTGACAATCAACCAGCTATCCGGAGGAGAGAAGACGCTTACGGCTACTTCCCTACTCTTTTCTATTTACCTGCTGAAGCCTGCGCCTTTCTGTATATTTGATGAGGTGGATGCACCGCTGGATGATGCCAATATTGATAAGTTCAACCAGATTATCCAGCAATTCAGTGGAGAATCCCAGTTTATCATAGTCACGCATAACAAGCGTACCATGGCCAGCACGGATATTATTTATGGAATTACCATGATCGAAGCCGGGGTTTCTAGGGTAGTTCCGGTTGATTTGAGGGAGTTGGTCTAG
- a CDS encoding HpaII family restriction endonuclease, with amino-acid sequence MWKDFIVDREPHRFLGFNPKNPMMLTGNKGEWSELYALFKIISDRKLFAGDGQLNRIDELAFPVLKVIRTESNGIFEFSVQDDFVEIAHKGVESSSLFNLAKEEPLRIPTERFGEMARILLKEMKKASGAFAVDEVIDFINSYKCHSLKANSTVKSDIDIVLHDLRTGTTPQLGFSIKSQLGGASTLLNAGRTTNFIYKITGASLSELQINEINAIATKSKIKDRIERIRGFSGNLEYTRTESAVFGNNLTLIDSALPAILAEMVKLFFSATISKTKELVSKVSAANPIGYNFDTKHPFYLYKVKRLLTDIALGMMPAKVWTGELEATGGYLIVKEGGEIVCYHIYNRNEFEDYLLNNTKFETASSSRHDFGKVYKVGDQCFFKLNLQIRFLK; translated from the coding sequence ATGTGGAAAGATTTTATTGTTGACCGAGAGCCACATCGATTCCTTGGTTTTAACCCTAAAAACCCTATGATGCTTACCGGGAACAAAGGAGAATGGAGCGAATTATATGCACTTTTTAAGATTATCTCAGACAGAAAACTTTTTGCCGGAGACGGTCAATTGAATAGAATTGATGAATTGGCATTTCCGGTACTGAAAGTTATAAGAACTGAATCAAATGGCATTTTCGAGTTTTCTGTCCAAGATGATTTTGTGGAAATAGCTCATAAAGGAGTTGAATCTTCTTCATTATTTAACTTAGCTAAAGAAGAACCATTACGAATTCCTACTGAGCGGTTTGGTGAAATGGCCCGGATTCTTCTAAAGGAAATGAAAAAAGCTTCCGGAGCTTTTGCTGTGGATGAAGTGATTGACTTTATAAATTCTTACAAATGCCATTCATTAAAAGCAAATTCTACAGTTAAAAGTGATATTGATATAGTACTGCATGACCTAAGAACAGGGACAACTCCTCAATTAGGCTTTAGTATCAAATCCCAGTTAGGAGGGGCTTCCACGCTTCTAAACGCCGGTAGAACTACCAACTTTATCTATAAAATAACCGGAGCTTCTTTATCAGAGTTGCAAATCAATGAAATCAACGCGATAGCTACTAAAAGTAAGATTAAAGATAGAATTGAGAGAATCAGGGGATTTTCCGGAAATCTAGAATATACACGTACTGAGAGTGCAGTTTTTGGAAATAATCTTACTTTGATAGATAGTGCCTTGCCGGCAATACTTGCTGAAATGGTTAAACTGTTTTTTAGTGCAACTATTTCGAAAACAAAAGAATTGGTTTCAAAAGTCTCTGCAGCAAATCCGATAGGTTACAATTTTGACACTAAGCATCCATTTTACCTCTATAAAGTCAAACGCTTGTTGACTGATATTGCGTTGGGAATGATGCCTGCTAAAGTATGGACTGGAGAATTGGAAGCTACGGGAGGTTATCTAATAGTCAAAGAAGGTGGCGAAATAGTATGCTACCATATTTACAATAGAAATGAATTTGAAGACTACTTGCTAAACAATACAAAATTTGAAACGGCGAGTAGTTCCAGACATGATTTTGGTAAAGTCTATAAAGTAGGGGATCAGTGTTTTTTTAAACTGAATCTTCAGATTAGGTTTTTGAAATGA
- a CDS encoding DNA cytosine methyltransferase, with amino-acid sequence MKFNESISLEEVFSQKPKRKEVEPSDFGKAAFTHYMHNSRNGVSQFYKNEAIQHVKRALEYKYPDVDISMPDAEKALENMLSDPKSDVQFPAPEEPKFKFIDLFAGIGGFRMAMQSLGGKCVFTSEWDEQAKKTYQANFGEVPFGDITKEETKQFIPDGFEVLCAGFPCQAFSIAGKRGGFEDTRGTLFFDVAEIIRRKKPKAFFLENVKGLRNHDKGRTLATILNVLREDLGYYVPDPQVMNAKNFGVPQNRERIFIVGFRADLGVSDFDYPAPLDQAVSFEDVKEKTVVSVKYYLSTQYMKTLVEHKARHEGKGNGFGYEIIPDDGIANAVVCGGMGRERNLVYDHRLEDFTPVTHIKGEVNRLGIRKMTPREWARLQGFPDEYVIPVADASAYKQFGNSVAVPAIRATARQILEKMDVF; translated from the coding sequence ATGAAATTTAACGAAAGCATATCCCTAGAAGAGGTTTTCAGTCAGAAGCCGAAGAGAAAAGAAGTTGAACCTTCTGATTTTGGCAAAGCTGCCTTTACGCATTACATGCATAATAGCCGGAACGGAGTTTCTCAATTTTATAAAAACGAAGCCATTCAGCATGTGAAAAGGGCCTTGGAGTATAAATATCCTGACGTGGATATTTCCATGCCTGATGCTGAAAAAGCACTTGAGAATATGCTTTCTGACCCAAAGTCAGATGTTCAATTCCCCGCTCCTGAAGAACCAAAATTCAAATTCATCGATTTATTTGCGGGGATTGGGGGCTTTAGAATGGCTATGCAAAGTTTGGGTGGGAAGTGTGTGTTTACCAGCGAATGGGATGAGCAAGCCAAAAAGACTTACCAAGCTAATTTTGGAGAAGTTCCTTTTGGGGATATTACAAAGGAAGAAACAAAGCAATTTATACCTGATGGGTTTGAGGTACTTTGCGCGGGGTTTCCTTGTCAGGCTTTTTCGATTGCAGGAAAAAGAGGTGGGTTTGAAGATACCAGGGGAACTTTGTTTTTTGATGTAGCTGAGATTATCAGAAGGAAAAAGCCAAAAGCCTTCTTCTTGGAAAATGTCAAAGGGCTGCGCAATCACGATAAAGGAAGAACTTTGGCAACAATACTTAATGTATTGAGAGAAGATCTGGGGTATTACGTGCCTGATCCGCAGGTGATGAATGCAAAGAACTTCGGAGTGCCTCAAAATAGAGAGCGGATTTTTATTGTGGGATTTAGAGCGGATCTTGGTGTCAGTGATTTTGATTATCCGGCTCCTCTTGATCAGGCAGTTTCTTTTGAAGACGTAAAGGAAAAAACAGTGGTTTCTGTCAAATACTACCTTTCCACGCAGTACATGAAAACCCTCGTTGAGCACAAAGCCAGACATGAGGGAAAAGGAAATGGGTTTGGATATGAGATTATTCCTGATGATGGAATTGCCAATGCAGTGGTGTGCGGGGGAATGGGAAGAGAGCGCAATCTGGTGTATGATCATCGATTGGAAGATTTCACTCCTGTTACCCATATCAAAGGAGAAGTAAACCGACTTGGAATAAGGAAAATGACACCAAGAGAATGGGCAAGGCTTCAGGGTTTTCCTGATGAGTATGTTATTCCCGTTGCAGATGCATCTGCTTACAAACAATTTGGAAATTCTGTGGCGGTACCCGCAATCAGGGCAACCGCCCGGCAAATCTTAGAAAAGATGGATGTTTTTTAA
- a CDS encoding very short patch repair endonuclease, whose product MGSKKYIVPKIAVAQFCEENGFYTTKARSLNMSKIKSKGTKPEKLLKKALWEAGVRYKTPKIALMGKPDISIKKHKLVIFVDGSFWHGYDWENRKLTIKSNQEFWISKIERNMQRDREVNGFYHSKGWTVIRFWDFEVKKETGICLKKILDVIGHQYTARTDD is encoded by the coding sequence TTGGGCTCTAAAAAATACATTGTTCCTAAAATTGCCGTCGCGCAATTCTGCGAAGAGAATGGTTTTTATACTACAAAAGCCCGCTCACTGAACATGTCCAAAATCAAGTCAAAGGGGACAAAACCTGAGAAACTGCTGAAAAAAGCACTTTGGGAAGCGGGAGTGAGGTACAAGACGCCAAAGATAGCTCTTATGGGAAAGCCTGATATCAGTATAAAGAAGCACAAACTTGTGATTTTTGTAGATGGATCTTTCTGGCATGGCTACGATTGGGAAAACCGTAAACTTACCATCAAGTCTAACCAAGAATTTTGGATTTCCAAAATCGAGCGAAATATGCAGCGGGATCGAGAAGTCAATGGTTTTTACCATTCAAAAGGCTGGACAGTGATTAGATTTTGGGATTTTGAGGTGAAGAAGGAAACAGGGATCTGTTTGAAGAAGATTTTGGATGTGATTGGTCACCAGTATACAGCTAGAACTGACGATTGA